The window GGTAGTGCTTGGAGTTATATAATAAGTCTTGTGACAAAGGGAGAAGAGGGAATTAGGGCTAGAAGGCTCACGGCTAAACTTTTAGCTTATTCTGCAGTAGCTGAGCTAGCAACGTGGTTCCTATTCATGGCAAATGTCAATTTCGTTTACGTATTCGATGAAGTAGCCTATAACTACCTAATATCGGGAGTAACGTTTGTAATAGACCTAGTATTACTCGGATTGACATTTGTAGTGCCTGGTGTAGGTAATCTAATGATGTGGAGAATGTTGAGGAAAACTAACTCACATTCTCCAAGTCCTTCACCTATTGACTTTCCTAACTACTTGAAAATAATAATACTTGTCGTAGCGATATTAGCTTTAGTCTCAGGATTCTTCACTAGGGAGGATATACTTTTCGCTGGTCAGTACGCGTATCAAGTATCCCCACTAACGCCATTCCAATACAGTAGTAATCAGCCTACTCCTATAGGCTCATTTGGATGGAGAAGCTAAAAAGGAAAAAAGAATGATATCTTAAAACACATACTCTTTCATTTTTTCTCTAGTTTTTCCAGTGGAACCCTGTAAGTGTCTACTCCTTTAATATACCAGATTACACTAACTATACCACCCATAAGCCAGAGAGCGAAATTGAGGATCAGATAATCTACGAGTGAAAATGATGATGTAACAACGAGAGAAATCCCATAGGCGGTAATTGGAAATATCCTTATGAGTCCTATCATGAATGCCCTCACATTACTGGGCATTAATACAGGCTCATATACAGTTCTCACTGCCCAACTGAACTCACTAAACAACATATTTACAAACAGAAGAACAAAGAAAATTTGAATGTTAAAGTTCATGGTAAGTAATACTATTGGTATCATACTCAATGTACCGCCCAGATAGGATATCATGGAGAACATTCTTGTGTTAATCCTCCTCACAACCAGAGTTGCTAAGAAGCCTGAGACTGATGCGCCTAAATTAGCTATGAATATTATGAAAGGTGTTTGTGAACTCGAGAAGTAATAATCAGCAACAGTAAACGCCATTAGACCGTAAGTGAGATATTGTGCTACACCTAAGACAACCAAAATTATGTACCTGAAGGTCAAGTTGGTGTTATCCTTAACCTGAACTTGAATATCTAATTCCCTAGTTTCTTTAGCTACCTTACTAGCCTCTTTCTCAGCTTTACCCAAATCCCCTTTAGTTACAAGCCACCTAACTGACTCAGGTAAGAGAAACCTTATTACAATAGCAAACACAATACCTAAGACAGCAACTAAGGATACAGCGAGGAGCTCAATCATAAATGAGTTAGAAAGGCTGAATGTCAAGTAACCTATAAGAGCAGCTACAGTAGCCCCGATGTTGTCGAAATTTGGTCCTAATATTAAGATACTGTCTCTATAATTTATGGGCATCATCTCTGCACTATATGACAACATAACAGGAACCTCGCCTTCGACCCCAAATTCACCAAGTATTATGCCTATCACGATCAGTAGAATATATGGAAATTGCGCTAAACTAGTTGTGTTAAATCCAGACAGTACAGAAGCAAGAATAATTAAAATTGTCCCTACTGAGTAAAGAGTCATAGTTATGAAGAATGTTACTTTCCTCCCTAACTTTCTGTCTGAGAAGAAGGATAGGATTAGGTTTCCTGCCAAAGCCGCAAGAGTGGGTGTGAGTAAAAACAGAACGCTGTTTATATTGGGATAAAGTAACGGGGCTATAGAGGATATAACACCCCACATGAAATAACCTACGGCAACTGACGCAAACATTAGAGTGTGAACGGTAGTCCACTTCGAGGCATCAACTGATTTTACTATTTTTTCCATAAATTAGGTTTCATATAAGCGAGTTATAAAGTTAGTTATATTCAAATCCTATAACTTTCAATACCTCATTGATTTACAAAAATAGACGTTCTTAGTTACCTTAAGTTGCCTAAAATACTTAAGAGTTAAATATTTAAACTTTAAATGATTTGGCTTTTACTTATGCAGTATAAGTGGATAGCTCTAAGTAATACCACAATCGGAGTGTTAATGGCTTCCATAAACGGTAGTATAACCATAATTTCGTTACCGGCAATCTTCAGGGGTATCAACGTTAATCCCTTTGATTCCTTTCAGTTTCTCCTGTGGATATTGATGGGATATAACGTAGTCACAGCCACATTCCTCGTTTCCTTCGGAAAACTATCAGACATTTACGGAAGGGTGAGATTATACAACTTAGGTTTCCTAATATTTACCATAGGTTCAATACTCCTTTCAATTACACCAAATCAAGGAAGTTTGGGAGCACTAGAGCTTATAATTTTCAGAGTTATTCAAGGTATAGGTGGTGCCTTTCTATTCTCGAATAGTGCGGCAATAATAACTGATGCCTTTCCTTATAACGAAAGAGGTAAAGCGCTAGGTATTAACCAGATAGCGTTCTTAGGGGGGTCATTGATAGGCTTAATACTAGGAGGCGTACTTTCTGTAATTAACTGGAGATTAGTGTTTCTAGTCAGTGTGCCAGTGGGAATACTGGGAACAATATGGAGTTACACTAAGTTGAAGGAGGTATCAAAGCCTAATAGAAATGAAAGTATTGATTGGGTAGGTAACTTATCTCTAGCTGTAGGTTTAATATCTATACTAGTTGCAGTCACTTATGGTCTATTGCCATATGGTAGTTCTCAGCTAGGCTGGGGAAATCCATATGTGATTACAGGACTAGTCGTTGGATTTGCTCTGATTGGTGCGTTTATATATGTGGAAAGAAAGGTTCAATACCCAATGTTTAGGTTAGAATTGTTCAAAATTAGGATGTTTGCAGCTGGAAATTTCGCTAGCCTACTGAGATCAATAGCTTATGGTGGTCTAACAATTATGTTAGTTATATTTCTCCAAGGGATATGGTTGCCTATACACGGTTATAGTTATGAGGAGACACCCTTCTGGGCTGGAATATATATGATACCACTAATGGTAGGGTTCGTATCAATGGGACCAATAAGTGGTTGGTTGTCTGATAAATACGGTGCGAAACTGTTAGCTACACTTGGGATGGTGATTGTAGGTGTAGGGTTCCTAATGTTAACCACTCTTCCATATAACTTCAGTTATCCTGAGTTCGCTGCAATCATATTCTTCATGGGCTTAGGAAACGGAATGTTTGCCTCTCCAAACACAGCATCTATAATGAACAGTGTACAACCTAAATATAGGGGCGTAGCATCAGGAATGAGGGCAACGATTCAGAATATAGGGCAGACTGTAAGCATAACCATATTCTTCACAATAGTTATAATAGCATTGAGCTCAAGCTTACCATCAGCCTTAGCTAATGCTGTATCTCAAGCAGGAGCACCTCAATTATCTGGTTACGTGCAAAATATACCTGTTACAGGTGCATTATTTTCAGCGTTTCTGGGATATGATCCCGTTAAAACTATATTATCCTCTTTACCTCCCCAGATCTATGCAAGTATACCCCCTCAGGCTGTAGCCATAATGGAACAGCATGCATGGTTCCCAACAGCAATA is drawn from Sulfolobus acidocaldarius SUSAZ and contains these coding sequences:
- a CDS encoding MFS transporter codes for the protein MEKIVKSVDASKWTTVHTLMFASVAVGYFMWGVISSIAPLLYPNINSVLFLLTPTLAALAGNLILSFFSDRKLGRKVTFFITMTLYSVGTILIILASVLSGFNTTSLAQFPYILLIVIGIILGEFGVEGEVPVMLSYSAEMMPINYRDSILILGPNFDNIGATVAALIGYLTFSLSNSFMIELLAVSLVAVLGIVFAIVIRFLLPESVRWLVTKGDLGKAEKEASKVAKETRELDIQVQVKDNTNLTFRYIILVVLGVAQYLTYGLMAFTVADYYFSSSQTPFIIFIANLGASVSGFLATLVVRRINTRMFSMISYLGGTLSMIPIVLLTMNFNIQIFFVLLFVNMLFSEFSWAVRTVYEPVLMPSNVRAFMIGLIRIFPITAYGISLVVTSSFSLVDYLILNFALWLMGGIVSVIWYIKGVDTYRVPLEKLEKK
- a CDS encoding MFS transporter, producing MQYKWIALSNTTIGVLMASINGSITIISLPAIFRGINVNPFDSFQFLLWILMGYNVVTATFLVSFGKLSDIYGRVRLYNLGFLIFTIGSILLSITPNQGSLGALELIIFRVIQGIGGAFLFSNSAAIITDAFPYNERGKALGINQIAFLGGSLIGLILGGVLSVINWRLVFLVSVPVGILGTIWSYTKLKEVSKPNRNESIDWVGNLSLAVGLISILVAVTYGLLPYGSSQLGWGNPYVITGLVVGFALIGAFIYVERKVQYPMFRLELFKIRMFAAGNFASLLRSIAYGGLTIMLVIFLQGIWLPIHGYSYEETPFWAGIYMIPLMVGFVSMGPISGWLSDKYGAKLLATLGMVIVGVGFLMLTTLPYNFSYPEFAAIIFFMGLGNGMFASPNTASIMNSVQPKYRGVASGMRATIQNIGQTVSITIFFTIVIIALSSSLPSALANAVSQAGAPQLSGYVQNIPVTGALFSAFLGYDPVKTILSSLPPQIYASIPPQAVAIMEQHAWFPTAIAPSFLSALREAFYISAILCFLAAIASVLRGKTTIAEIERDGGKVDK